The region CTTGCATAAACAATGATGAAGACATGGGATAGAATGGATGAGGCATATGAAAAATGTGCAAACAAAAACCTAACACTAACTCTAGTAAAgttacaaatttaaaaagtgaataaaataattaaaatgataacatcaATATATGGGGTTATAACAATCACACTCATACTCAACCTGAAATTATAGTGTCTCGTTGGGTTGACCTGATAAGAACACGGACACGAAAAAGCTTGACACTAACCCAATAATTTTGTGGGCGTCGGTGTCGGTGTCGGTATTTGTATCATGTCAAAATTTACAAACCCTATTTTCCACTATTGGAAATTAGCACTATCAAATTATAGAAAGTGACTGTAGTACTATTTCCACCGCTCCAAATTCTTTTAATTCAAATCTATTCATTCTTGCAATCAAAACTTCCCAGACCTATATGACCTAGTTGCTTGGATCACCAATAATCGAGAACCCGGATTCTTAGATCTTAACGAATATTTAATCTCACGGAGAGAGTGAGTACGGAGGCATTGAGAGACTAAGAGAAAAAATACTGAGTAATCTTAAACTAGGAAGAAGCAAAAATGGTAGTCCAATATTTCCAGTGGGATTTTGAAGTTTTCGGAGTGAACAGTTCTTGTGCAATTTGTAGTTCAAATATAGCAGTTAGTATCAGATCAGCCCCTAGTTCACACtacttggaaggaaccaatacAACATCAAATTTTTCCTACACCAATTGCTGGATAAGTAAAAGAGCAGGAAATAGTAGGATAAGTAGCAGTAAACTCGCCGCAAATTCAATGTTTACCTGATAATTCAGGTTTCAATAGGGTTGGCAAAAGTACAAATGGATAGATTACTGTCTCAAAGTTCGTCCTCCCCCTTACTATCAATGCCTAGAAGTTTTGCGAGCTCTCCGTTTTCATATGCTTCAATTGTATCTGCAACAAATTCGCATGTTCTTACAAAATAAGTAGCTAATCTAGCTTCATGAGGAAGAAATCGAATTAGGAAGGAGAAATAGCTCACCATCAGAGCCTCCAAGATGCTTCCCGTTTATAAAAACCTGCGGCACAGTTCGCCTCCCCACAATCTTACTCAAAGCATCTTGAATTTTTCCACCGTCATCTGCAAAACATCAGTAGATTTACAGAGTAAGAATGAAACACATAATGACCTTTCATAGTTGCTGACGTCCTAATTTCAGATGATTAGCATCTGCATATGTTTTTGTCGATATCTTTAGAGCATAGAGTTAAAAAAAAAGGATAGGAATTAGGAACATCCAGTGGAACAAATTATGCTTTGCTAGTGCCTCATTATTAATAGTTACTATCTCCTCAAATGATAAACGGAAAGCTTGTGAACAAGAAACCTCTCTCGTCAAGTTCCACAACATACGGCTCCTGCTTCAGCTCCTTGAAGACTCCTTTAGCCCTTCTACAATATCTATATAGCAGTGatcaaaaacagaaataaaaattaacatAATATTCCTACAGATTGATAGAAAAGTCACAACAGCTTAAATGAACAAGTTTAACCCAGACATATGGAAAAGTATTTTCTAATTCATTATAAGCTCAGTTGCATAGTTTAATAGGAAGAATTATAATACGAAGAATGGATTTGGCAATTGCAATGAGACTTGACACTCTGGTCCTGATCCCTAACCTTCAATAACCAAGGATTATTGCACAGACATGCGGGAAGATAACTACATCCTACAAAATCTGCTGATCCTATTGAAATAGTCTGAAATAGTGAATTCAGTCCTGATATTTATTGTATACCACACACAACATCAAGCAAAAAATCAGTTCAGTTTGTTTGGGAATTCATATGAAAAATCACATCTCTCTAGAAAAAATATCTTGAATAATACTCCACAAGATACTAGGGCCAATTAACATAGTTTGCCCTCCTACAATTGATATTACTTCTTAATTTCATATGATCTCAGTTAGCGATTCCACTGACAATATGATAAGAAATTTGTGTTTTGTACCTTAGCAAAAatccttttaagaaaaaccaaaCAAAAATCTAATGAGAAAAAAGAGTAAGTAGCATTTAGTATCTGAGCACTAATCTATCAGCCAAAATCCCTACACTGTATTCATAAGTAAACAGTGGTCGAGAAAAGCCGATTCAGAATGAGAAATCTAAGGACGTGTTCACTATaagccatatttctatgctttaatgatttcgataatgaaatctaattctagatttgaattaattcaaccataacatttatactataaagtggagataaaatcaccaacctccatccatgctTTCTTCATTTGATGTAGAGGTTGAATCCACCATTTGATGTTTATTCTGTCTTTCGACTGAAATCTCTAATTGATGTTATCCCCTCTTTGACCTCAAACATTTAGTGATTCTTTTGATGAATAAAGAATCAGAACTTTAATGTGTATATTTGATATACACATAAATGCCGTGAgcatatatttatgtataattGAGTGTCGACCCATGCTATATGTACAAAATGTCTTTCGGTATCTTTACATCATGAAGGCTCACATATTTATAGGTAATAGACACCCTTTCATAAAGAATTGTGTCTATTCGCATATACACCTTAACCATGCATTTTAACCGAACTCCTTAATCATACGGCATTTCAGAATTGAACGAAAAGATGCATTCCTTCCTAAGTTGGCAGTTAAGTGTAATTATAACTACCTTTATTTATCTAATGTTATAATAACTGCCAATTCCTCAATTATTAATTAAACTAATAGTTTAATATAATAATGTCACACTTTTCGTTCATTTCTTACATAACCTACGGCACTCTAGTATATTGACAATATACTCACGTTACCTATTAATATATATGCACAATTATTgctttaatatatatatgtatatatgttatAAAACCTTTCgtatgtatacatatatattgttCCATAATGAATCCttcacatatatatttatatgtataattatgatatataatatcataattCCCATTTTAGAAGTAAGAGaggagggttatcaatacacccgaattctaattctttaatcgaaaccgatTCATCACAGTATCGTCTTTAATATTAGAATCCTtaacttttaatattatgaacttAATCTTTATTAAACCAATAGATACATAGGTcacataagaatataaatattcttacattctcccacttgacCTTTGTGTCGTCTTGATGGTTTAATTACCATAATGTGCACTTTTACATTAAGTTCAAAATATCCTTTAAATACCATGATAAAATTAGAATTCATTGAATCATGGCGGTCACATATCATTAAGCGACATGATTCCttccatgtatcacaaatcaaTTCCAACTTTACATTGTCCTTTCATTGAGATGAACATTTATTCTCAATTTATCATATGTTATCCAAAACCATAACGTATACATACTATAATGACAACATATTTAATAAACAGAAACACAACTTTAATTGAATTCCAAGTGTCGTACACCTTATGAGCACAATATAATTCGCGTAGCAAGGCTTTCTCTATAATACCCATATGTTTTTCATGGCCAATAAACATTTTGGTGATAATCATTTATTTAACGGATCCGCTCTAATTATATTTGTCCTAATATGCTCCATGGACACTTTATGTTTCTGTACTTCTTCCTTTACAGACAAGTACTTAAACTCCATATGTCATGTACTTATCTTTCTTTGTGAAGAAGATATCTGCGAAATTATTCCATAAATTCTCAGCGGCTTGGCTATAATGTTAACAATCCCAAGTCCCAAGATTAAATTTCGCAATAACTTTTCACGAACCTTGACCTCAAAGCATGTCAAAATTCAACTTTCATAGTGGAAATAGCAATGACAAACTATTTTCCACTTTTCCATAATATTGCTCCCACGACTTAAAGGAACAAATAGCCAAACATCAATTTTCTACCATTGACGCATTCGGCACAGTCTGAATCTGAATATCCAAAGACTTTTATGTCATCGGATCCCCTTTTCATAAGCATGTTCTCTTTGGTGCCTTGCAAGTACCTGAGGACTTTCATTGCAGCTTTCCAGTGATCCTTTCGGGATTACTTTGATATCGACCCAACATAccaacaataatgtaatattcgGTCGCCTACATGTTTGAACATAGTTCAAACTCCCAACCACTGATGCATATGGAATTCTTTCCATTTCTTTACGCTCCAATTCTATTTTAAGACATTGTCTCCTTTCTGAATTTGAGTTTTCTTTATAGAGCAATTTTTCATTCTATATCTCTccaaattttattgatatatcATTTATGAGACAAATTCAACAATCCTTGTGATCTAActtaaaatatttctatttcgaTCACATAAGATGTCTCACTCATATCTTCATTTCAAAATCCTTATGCTCCAATTCACTTTTAAGACATTTCATTTTACCGAACTTGTCTCCCTTCTGAATTGGAGCAATCCTTATAGAGAGATATTATTTGTTAAGATCATGTAACATACCCATGTCACTTGCAACAAGCAAAATATTATCAACATAAAAGACTTACTTATAAACTTGCTCCCACTGTTTTTTACATAGATACATCGATCAATAATGGTCTCTACAAATCATATGACGCAATGGTATAATTAAACTTTCAAATACCATTTCCAGGAAGCTTAGTTTTAGTCCATATATTGACTTACTCAGCTTACACACTAATTTTCCttttcaagtaatcaagaatcCTTCAGGTTGGTTCGTATctattttctctataatttcctCCATTCATAAAGGTGATTTTCTCATCCATTTTGATTAAGCTCGAGATCATGATGAGCTTACCTAGCCAAATTAATTCTTAAAGAATTGTCACTATTCATGGCTTGTTAGAATTACCACGGCTTATGTCACATTCACTTTTAATAGTGTAAACCATAATCATTTGAAACGATATATTTTCCTTACTAATCGCCTCAATATTTATTGTGGATCACTATTCTTTTCTTGAATCGTGACAAGTTCATTTACTTCATTTTAGGTTAGTGGGTTTTACACATCATCATGTTGTTCTATTGTGGCTATTGACTATGATACAATAAGAACAACAACCTTAGGCGCAATAACATGTGGATGAAACTTGTTATGGACTTTTGAATATCCACCTTTATGGTTTCACCACTCCCACTAGTTTTCAACATTTTCAATGAACCTAGCATTTCCCGTTTAAACTATTCTCGTACTATGGTTAGAATAATAAATGTGTACCCCTTCGATTTTTCGGATAGCCAATAAATAATTTACTGACAATCCTTGAACCAAGAATCTTTTCATGTGGATCATATATAACCTTACTTATGCTCGACAACCTCAAATATGAAAATATGTCTTAAGCTAAGTTCCCTTCCATCCACAGTTCAAAATTAGTTTTAGGAACTGTCTTACTAGGAACATGATTAAGCATATAAGTAGTCTTTAAAGCATAAATCCACAATAAACAGGGTAAAATACAACAACTTAACATAAATCTAACCATTTTCCTTAAAGTACGATTCCACCTTTCCGTCTTAGAGTATCAGGCATTGTATATCATGCACAAATGCCTCTACTTCGAGTAACTTTACAAATACATAAATTCTACAACTTTATCCGATCTCACAGCTTTAACTTTTCCATCCAACTGCCATCCATCTTGTCAACGAATACCTTTAGGACATTCACTGACTTGGATCTTTCATGCAGTAGACATTTATTCTATAGTGTGAGTAATCGTCAATAAAGATGATAGAAGTATTTCTTACCAAACcaagaaggagtatcaaaagaCCACATTTATAGTATGTATTAACATAATAAGCTGAGTGCTTCACGTGGCTGATTTCCTTATAATGTGTT is a window of Salvia splendens isolate huo1 chromosome 3, SspV2, whole genome shotgun sequence DNA encoding:
- the LOC121793492 gene encoding glutaredoxin-C4-like, translating into MATPSATSGNVSLLQYVSVITLMLSILTASYCTSVEAKPKSSTAFVKKTISSHSVVIFSKSYCPYCRRAKGVFKELKQEPYVVELDERDDGGKIQDALSKIVGRRTVPQVFINGKHLGGSDDTIEAYENGELAKLLGIDSKGEDEL